In Pelosinus sp. UFO1, one genomic interval encodes:
- a CDS encoding respiratory chain complex I subunit 1 family protein — MMDFFFSVLQSVGILVCAPLLAGIIKKIKARLQSRRGPKILQTYFDIAKLLQKDSVISPTVSWIFKGAPYIYFAGVLAASSLVPLFIFSGRGFGDIFTLLYLLALGRFFLVLASLDAGSAFGGMGGAREMFIAVLVEPAMLLPICTIAFKAHSSSLGALASSAANSPFSLAYIFAAIAFFIVLITETGRIPVDNPDTHLELTMIHEGMVLEYSGRRLALILWAAAIKQMIMILLFVILFIPWNIVGAASVIGLIGKILLVSIGIAFAETSTNKMRLFKVPNFLAVSCLLSLLALVAQ, encoded by the coding sequence ATGATGGATTTTTTCTTTAGTGTACTGCAATCTGTGGGGATTTTAGTATGTGCACCTTTGCTGGCAGGTATTATTAAAAAAATTAAAGCAAGATTACAAAGTAGACGCGGTCCGAAGATTCTACAGACCTACTTTGATATAGCGAAGTTACTTCAGAAAGATAGTGTAATATCTCCAACTGTTTCTTGGATCTTCAAAGGGGCACCCTATATTTATTTTGCAGGTGTACTGGCAGCTAGTTCCTTAGTGCCTCTCTTTATTTTTTCCGGCAGAGGTTTTGGTGATATATTTACGCTACTTTATTTGTTAGCATTGGGGCGGTTTTTTTTAGTACTGGCATCACTGGATGCAGGTAGTGCTTTTGGTGGCATGGGCGGAGCACGAGAAATGTTTATTGCCGTGCTGGTTGAGCCAGCTATGTTACTTCCCATATGCACTATAGCTTTCAAAGCACATTCCAGTAGTCTCGGTGCATTGGCAAGTAGTGCAGCAAATAGTCCTTTTTCCTTGGCTTATATTTTTGCTGCAATTGCTTTTTTTATTGTACTTATTACGGAAACTGGACGTATTCCAGTTGATAACCCAGATACTCATTTAGAATTAACTATGATTCATGAAGGTATGGTATTAGAATATTCGGGCCGTAGACTCGCTTTGATCCTTTGGGCGGCAGCGATAAAACAAATGATTATGATATTACTCTTTGTCATCTTATTTATACCATGGAATATAGTAGGTGCTGCTAGCGTTATTGGGTTAATCGGGAAAATATTGTTAGTATCGATAGGGATTGCCTTTGCTGAAACCAGTACAAATAAGATGCGTTTATTTAAAGTACCGAATTTTTTAGCTGTATCTTGTTTACTATCCCTATTAGCTTTAGTAGCGCAATAG